The Haemophilus parainfluenzae genome window below encodes:
- a CDS encoding PTS transporter subunit EIIC, protein MFKQLQQVGKAFMLPIAILPAAGLLLGIGGALSNKATVQAYPILNNEALQGLFQIMSAAGSVVFANLALLLCIGLGIGLAKRDKGVAALAAVVGYLIMTGTIAALIPIFSPDVKSIDTGVIGALVMGLITVKLHNRYHNIQLPQVLGFFGGSRFVPIVTAFSAIFVGLVFFLIWPTFQQWLVSAGKSIASMGTFGTFLYGFLMRLSGAVGLHHMIYPLFWYSELGGVEMVNGEMIVGAQKIFFAQLADPNHHGLFTEGTRFFAGRFDTMMFGLPAACLAMYHCVPKKRRAQIGGLFLGAALTSFITGITEPIEFMFLFVAPWLYAFHAFLDGVSFFIADYLNISIGNTFSGGFIDFLLFGILQGDENTHWLRVIFVGIPWALLYYFSFVFLIRIFNVMTPGRGEETEENVEQETSSLTENAHKIIVALGSAENIENVDACITRLRVSVKDVKAVDKATLKKLGAIDVLEVGGGVQAIFGAKAVLYKSEVNQILGKED, encoded by the coding sequence ATGTTTAAACAACTTCAACAAGTCGGTAAGGCATTCATGTTGCCAATTGCTATTTTGCCTGCTGCGGGTCTTTTACTCGGGATCGGTGGGGCGCTTTCCAATAAAGCAACGGTGCAAGCCTATCCAATTTTAAATAATGAGGCACTGCAAGGTCTATTTCAGATTATGTCTGCAGCTGGTAGCGTGGTGTTCGCTAATTTAGCCTTATTATTGTGTATCGGTTTAGGTATCGGCTTAGCTAAACGTGACAAAGGCGTTGCTGCTCTTGCTGCGGTTGTCGGTTATCTCATTATGACGGGTACCATTGCCGCATTAATTCCGATTTTCTCTCCTGATGTAAAAAGCATTGATACAGGTGTGATTGGTGCATTGGTAATGGGCTTGATTACCGTTAAATTACACAATCGCTATCACAATATCCAATTACCACAAGTATTAGGTTTCTTTGGTGGTTCTCGCTTTGTGCCAATCGTTACCGCTTTTTCAGCCATTTTTGTTGGATTAGTTTTCTTCCTCATTTGGCCAACTTTCCAACAATGGCTCGTATCCGCAGGTAAAAGTATCGCCTCCATGGGAACCTTTGGAACATTCTTATACGGTTTCTTAATGCGATTATCGGGTGCGGTTGGCTTACATCACATGATTTATCCGCTGTTTTGGTATTCTGAATTAGGTGGTGTGGAAATGGTTAATGGTGAGATGATTGTTGGTGCACAAAAAATCTTTTTTGCTCAATTAGCGGATCCAAATCACCACGGTTTATTTACGGAAGGAACCCGTTTCTTTGCCGGCCGTTTTGATACCATGATGTTTGGCTTACCGGCCGCCTGTTTAGCCATGTATCACTGTGTACCGAAAAAACGTCGTGCACAAATTGGCGGCTTATTCCTTGGGGCAGCCCTCACCTCTTTCATTACAGGCATTACTGAACCGATCGAATTCATGTTCTTGTTTGTTGCTCCATGGCTTTATGCGTTCCACGCATTCTTAGATGGGGTGTCTTTCTTTATTGCCGATTATTTAAATATCTCTATCGGGAATACTTTCTCTGGTGGTTTTATTGATTTCTTGCTCTTCGGTATTTTACAAGGTGATGAAAACACCCATTGGTTACGTGTCATTTTCGTCGGTATTCCTTGGGCGCTACTCTATTATTTCTCTTTCGTTTTCTTGATTCGCATCTTTAATGTGATGACACCAGGACGTGGTGAAGAAACCGAAGAAAATGTAGAACAAGAAACAAGTTCACTTACTGAAAATGCACATAAAATTATTGTAGCATTAGGTAGTGCTGAAAATATTGAAAACGTGGATGCGTGTATTACTCGCTTACGTGTTTCTGTTAAGGACGTGAAAGCCGTTGATAAAGCCACATTGAAAAAATTAGGCGCGATTGATGTGCTTGAAGTGGGCGGTGGCGTACAAGCCATTTTCGGTGCCAAAGCCGTACTCTACAAGAGTGAAGTGAATCAAATCTTAGGAAAAGAAGATTAA
- a CDS encoding helix-turn-helix domain-containing protein, whose translation MGKHYTIEFKLQVLQPILNGKMSIREAARFYNIPSNALVGTWLKRFEKSGIKGLIPRKPSGRPPMKPKYAKMPPPPKTEEDRLRLRILQLEAEVAYLKELRRLRLQDEAEQRKLSKG comes from the coding sequence ATGGGTAAACACTATACAATCGAATTTAAATTACAGGTTCTTCAACCTATTTTGAATGGGAAAATGAGTATTAGAGAAGCTGCTCGTTTTTACAATATTCCTTCCAACGCCCTAGTCGGGACATGGTTGAAACGGTTTGAAAAAAGTGGCATAAAAGGACTTATTCCCCGTAAACCATCAGGACGACCGCCGATGAAACCCAAATATGCAAAAATGCCACCGCCACCCAAAACTGAAGAAGACCGTTTACGCCTGAGAATTTTACAGCTTGAAGCGGAGGTGGCCTACCTAAAGGAGTTGAGAAGGCTCAGACTTCAGGACGAAGCCGAGCAACGGAAATTATCCAAAGGTTAA
- the thrC gene encoding threonine synthase: MNLYNIKHPEEQVNFAQAVRQGLGKDQGLFFPETIPALTNIDELLALPLVERSQKILGALIGEELPKATLNAMVKNAFTFTAPLEKVEDNIYALELFHGPTLAFKDFGGRFMAQALAAVRGDGKITILTATSGDTGAAVAHAFYGLENINVVILYPKGKISPLQEKLFCTLGGNIRTVAINGDFDACQALVKQAFDDAELRQAIGLNSANSINISRLLAQVCYYFEAVAQLPKEKRDNVVVSVPSGNFGNLTAGLIAKTLGLPIKRFIASTNANDTVPRYLESGNWAPKATVATLSNAMDVSRPNNWPRVEELFKRNGWNLSDLGSGMLSDGETEETLKEMYAKGYLCEPHGAIAYQVLKDQLKADETGIFLCTAHPAKFKESVERILSLDLPLPEALDKHNKLPLLSDEMDDDFAQLRAYLLK, from the coding sequence ATGAATTTGTACAACATCAAACACCCTGAAGAACAAGTAAATTTTGCGCAAGCAGTACGTCAAGGACTTGGCAAAGATCAAGGTTTGTTCTTTCCAGAAACGATCCCCGCTTTAACCAATATTGATGAATTATTAGCCTTACCATTGGTTGAGCGTAGTCAAAAAATTCTTGGTGCATTAATTGGTGAAGAATTACCGAAAGCCACTTTGAATGCTATGGTGAAAAATGCATTCACCTTTACTGCACCATTAGAAAAAGTGGAAGACAATATTTATGCCCTTGAATTATTTCATGGTCCAACTTTAGCATTTAAAGACTTTGGTGGTCGTTTTATGGCGCAGGCACTCGCTGCAGTGCGTGGTGATGGTAAAATCACCATTTTAACAGCAACATCTGGTGATACTGGCGCAGCCGTTGCCCACGCATTTTACGGGTTGGAAAATATCAATGTGGTGATTTTATATCCGAAAGGCAAAATCAGCCCATTACAAGAAAAACTGTTCTGTACTTTAGGTGGGAATATTCGCACTGTTGCGATTAATGGCGATTTTGATGCGTGCCAAGCGTTAGTCAAACAAGCGTTTGATGATGCCGAACTACGTCAAGCAATTGGTTTAAACTCAGCAAACTCCATTAATATTAGCCGTTTATTGGCACAGGTTTGTTATTACTTTGAAGCCGTAGCGCAATTACCAAAAGAAAAACGTGATAATGTCGTGGTTTCCGTACCAAGTGGTAACTTTGGTAACTTAACCGCAGGTTTAATTGCAAAAACATTAGGATTGCCAATTAAACGCTTTATTGCTTCAACCAATGCGAATGATACTGTGCCGCGTTATTTAGAATCAGGTAACTGGGCACCTAAAGCGACTGTAGCCACGCTTTCTAATGCGATGGATGTCAGTCGTCCGAACAACTGGCCGCGTGTAGAAGAACTATTCAAACGCAATGGCTGGAATTTAAGTGATTTAGGTTCAGGTATGTTAAGCGATGGCGAAACAGAAGAAACTTTAAAAGAGATGTATGCAAAAGGTTATTTATGTGAGCCACACGGAGCGATCGCCTATCAAGTATTGAAAGATCAACTTAAAGCGGATGAAACTGGTATTTTCTTATGTACGGCACATCCTGCGAAATTTAAAGAGTCAGTAGAGCGTATTCTTTCGCTCGATCTTCCATTGCCAGAAGCGTTAGATAAACATAATAAATTGCCATTACTTTCTGATGAAATGGATGACGATTTTGCACAATTACGTGCATATTTGTTGAAATAA
- the thrB gene encoding homoserine kinase, whose translation MLRIYAPASSANISVGFDTLGAAISPIDGSLLGDVVQIESIPSGFELESAGYFVRKLPKEPQKNIVYQAYVLFSEQLKLRNVRVKPLRLTLEKNMPIGSGLGSSACSIVAALVALNKFHDEPFSKMELLEMMGELEGRISGSIHYDNVAPCYLGGVQFMVQSLGNICQKLPFFDNWYWVLAYPGIEVSTAEARAILPKSYTRQDVISHGRHLGGFVHACHTHQENLAAMMMKDVIAEPYREALLPNFAEVKQATRDLGALATGISGSGPTIFSIAPDLQTATKLATYLENHYLQNNEGFVHVCKVDNDGARELG comes from the coding sequence ATGTTAAGAATTTATGCTCCGGCATCGAGTGCAAATATTAGTGTAGGATTTGATACATTAGGCGCAGCCATTTCACCGATTGATGGTTCATTATTAGGTGATGTCGTACAGATTGAGTCTATTCCAAGTGGTTTTGAGCTCGAAAGTGCGGGCTATTTTGTGCGTAAATTGCCAAAAGAGCCACAAAAAAATATCGTGTATCAGGCCTATGTGCTGTTTAGTGAGCAATTAAAATTACGCAATGTGAGAGTCAAACCATTGCGTTTGACTCTTGAGAAAAATATGCCGATTGGCTCGGGATTGGGTTCAAGTGCGTGCTCTATCGTGGCTGCATTAGTGGCATTAAATAAATTCCATGATGAACCATTCTCAAAAATGGAATTGTTAGAAATGATGGGGGAGCTAGAAGGTCGTATTTCAGGTTCTATCCATTATGATAATGTGGCACCTTGTTACTTAGGTGGAGTGCAATTTATGGTACAATCCCTCGGTAACATTTGCCAAAAACTGCCATTTTTTGATAATTGGTATTGGGTCTTAGCTTACCCAGGCATTGAGGTTTCAACTGCTGAAGCACGTGCAATTTTACCGAAAAGTTATACGCGCCAAGATGTGATTTCTCATGGTCGTCATTTAGGTGGCTTTGTGCATGCATGTCACACGCATCAAGAAAACCTTGCCGCAATGATGATGAAAGATGTAATTGCAGAACCTTATCGTGAGGCTTTATTACCAAATTTCGCGGAAGTGAAACAAGCCACTCGTGATTTAGGCGCGTTAGCGACGGGTATTTCAGGCTCAGGCCCAACGATTTTCTCCATCGCACCTGATTTACAAACCGCAACAAAACTGGCGACTTATTTAGAAAATCATTATTTACAAAACAATGAAGGCTTTGTGCATGTTTGTAAAGTCGATAATGATGGCGCGAGAGAGCTAGGTTAA
- the thrA gene encoding bifunctional aspartate kinase/homoserine dehydrogenase I gives MRVLKFGGTSLANPERFSQAAQLIEKAHLEEQAAGVLSAPAKITNHLVALSEKATLNQPTDTHFNEAIEIFYNIINGLHAENNKFDLAGTKALIDAEFAQIKGLLEEIRQAGKVEDKVKATIDCRGEKLSIAMMKAWFEARGYSVHIVDPVKQLLAQGGYLESSVDIEASTKRVDAKSISKDKVVLMAGFTACNDKGELVLLGRNGSDYSAACLAACLDASVCEIWTDVDGVYTCDPRLVPDARLLPSLSYREAMELSYFGAKVIHPRTIGPLLPKQIPCVIKNTGNSSAPGSIIDGHVKSEGLQVKGITNLDNVAMFNVSGPGMQGMVGMAARVFSAMSKAGISVILITQSSSEYSISFCVPVKSADAAKAILEQEFATELKAHELEPIEVAKDLSIISVVGDGMKQAKGIAARFFSALAQANISLVAIAQGSSERSISAVVAQNKAIEAVKATHQALFNNKKVVDMFLVGVGGVGGELIEQIKHQKEYLAKKDIEIRVCALANSTKMLLDENGLNLDNWKADLENATQPSDFDVLLSFIKLHHVVNPVFVDCTTAESVAGLYARALKEGFHVVTPNKKANTRELAYYHELRRNAQASQHKFLYETNVGAGLPVIENLQNLLAAGDELEYFEGILSGSLSFIFGKLEEGLSLSEVTALAREKGFTEPDPRDDLSGQDVARKLLILAREAGLELELSDVEVEGVLPKGFSEGKSADEFMAMLPQLDAEFKARIEAAKAEGKVLRYVGQIKDGHCKVSIIAVDQNNPLYKVKDGENALAFYTRYYQPIPLLLRGYGAGNAVTAAGIFADILRTLHH, from the coding sequence ATGCGCGTATTAAAATTTGGTGGCACTTCATTAGCCAACCCTGAGCGTTTTTCACAAGCGGCTCAATTAATTGAAAAGGCTCATTTGGAAGAGCAAGCAGCCGGTGTCTTATCCGCTCCTGCAAAAATTACTAACCATCTTGTTGCCCTCTCTGAAAAAGCCACATTAAACCAACCTACTGATACCCACTTTAACGAAGCCATTGAAATTTTCTATAACATCATTAATGGTTTACACGCTGAAAATAATAAATTTGATCTAGCTGGAACGAAAGCCCTTATTGATGCAGAATTTGCCCAAATTAAAGGTTTATTAGAAGAAATCCGTCAAGCAGGTAAAGTAGAAGATAAAGTGAAAGCAACCATTGACTGCCGTGGTGAAAAATTATCAATTGCCATGATGAAAGCGTGGTTTGAAGCACGTGGATACAGTGTTCACATTGTTGATCCAGTTAAGCAATTATTAGCGCAGGGCGGTTACTTAGAATCTTCAGTTGATATTGAAGCATCTACAAAACGCGTTGATGCGAAAAGTATTAGCAAAGATAAAGTGGTTCTAATGGCTGGTTTTACCGCATGTAATGATAAAGGTGAATTAGTGCTATTAGGCCGTAATGGTTCTGATTATTCAGCCGCTTGTTTAGCCGCTTGTTTAGACGCGTCTGTTTGCGAAATCTGGACTGATGTAGACGGCGTTTATACTTGTGACCCACGTTTAGTACCAGATGCACGTTTATTACCAAGCCTTTCTTATCGTGAAGCAATGGAGCTTTCTTATTTTGGTGCGAAAGTGATCCATCCGCGTACAATTGGTCCATTATTACCAAAACAAATCCCTTGTGTGATTAAAAACACAGGTAATTCATCTGCGCCTGGTTCAATAATTGATGGTCATGTGAAATCTGAAGGGTTACAGGTAAAAGGGATTACTAACCTTGATAACGTAGCGATGTTCAATGTTTCAGGCCCTGGTATGCAAGGTATGGTCGGGATGGCCGCTCGTGTCTTCTCAGCTATGTCAAAAGCCGGTATTTCAGTCATTTTAATCACGCAATCGTCTTCTGAATACAGTATTAGTTTCTGTGTACCAGTAAAATCAGCGGATGCAGCAAAAGCGATTTTAGAACAAGAATTTGCGACAGAATTAAAAGCCCATGAGTTAGAACCAATTGAAGTGGCAAAAGATCTTTCTATTATCTCTGTTGTAGGCGATGGCATGAAACAAGCTAAGGGTATCGCAGCTCGTTTCTTTTCTGCATTGGCTCAAGCGAATATTAGCTTAGTAGCAATTGCACAAGGTTCTTCAGAGCGTTCAATTTCAGCAGTTGTAGCGCAAAATAAAGCAATTGAAGCCGTGAAAGCAACTCACCAAGCTCTTTTTAATAACAAGAAAGTTGTCGATATGTTTCTAGTCGGCGTTGGTGGCGTTGGTGGTGAGTTAATTGAACAAATCAAGCATCAAAAGGAGTATCTTGCAAAAAAGGACATTGAGATCCGTGTTTGTGCTTTAGCGAATTCAACAAAAATGCTTTTGGATGAAAACGGATTGAATTTAGATAATTGGAAAGCCGATCTTGAAAATGCGACTCAGCCTTCTGATTTCGATGTGTTGTTATCTTTCATTAAATTACATCACGTAGTGAACCCTGTCTTTGTAGATTGTACAACGGCGGAATCAGTCGCAGGACTTTATGCGCGCGCGTTAAAAGAAGGCTTCCATGTGGTAACCCCAAATAAAAAAGCGAATACCCGTGAATTAGCCTATTACCACGAATTACGCCGCAATGCCCAAGCGAGCCAACATAAATTCCTATACGAAACGAACGTAGGGGCAGGCTTACCGGTTATCGAAAATTTACAGAATTTATTGGCAGCGGGAGATGAACTTGAGTATTTTGAAGGTATTTTATCGGGCTCACTTTCTTTCATCTTCGGTAAATTAGAAGAAGGACTTTCTCTTTCAGAAGTGACCGCACTTGCACGTGAAAAAGGCTTTACAGAACCAGATCCTCGAGATGATTTATCGGGTCAAGATGTGGCGCGTAAATTACTGATTTTAGCGCGTGAAGCGGGTCTAGAACTTGAGCTTTCCGATGTGGAAGTGGAAGGCGTGTTACCGAAAGGGTTCTCAGAAGGCAAGTCTGCTGATGAATTTATGGCAATGTTGCCACAATTAGATGCGGAATTTAAAGCACGCATTGAAGCTGCGAAAGCAGAAGGCAAAGTATTGCGTTACGTCGGTCAAATTAAAGATGGTCACTGCAAAGTATCAATCATCGCTGTGGATCAAAATAATCCATTGTACAAGGTGAAAGACGGTGAAAATGCCCTTGCGTTCTATACGCGTTATTATCAACCAATTCCGTTGCTATTACGTGGTTACGGTGCAGGTAATGCAGTAACTGCTGCGGGCATTTTTGCGGATATTTTAAGAACATTACACCACTAA
- a CDS encoding YggS family pyridoxal phosphate-dependent enzyme has protein sequence MTIQQALETIHQQIQTSTQLAHRPESAVILLAVSKTKPNEAILEAYQAGQKAFGENYVQEGVDKIQYFEAQNIQLEWHFIGPLQSNKTRLVAEHFDWMQTLERVKIADRLNEQRPANKAPLNVLIQINISDEASKSGIQPSEMIELAKHIENLPHLRLRGLMAIPAPTDNIVKQEAAFSQMEQLFEQLKVALPHQQIDTLSMGMTDDMQSAIKCGSTMVRIGTAIFGARDYSKK, from the coding sequence ATGACAATTCAACAAGCTCTCGAAACCATTCATCAACAAATCCAAACATCCACTCAACTTGCACATCGTCCTGAAAGTGCGGTCATTTTATTGGCAGTTTCTAAAACCAAACCCAATGAAGCGATTTTAGAAGCCTATCAAGCCGGACAAAAAGCATTTGGGGAGAACTACGTTCAAGAAGGCGTAGATAAAATTCAGTATTTCGAAGCACAAAACATCCAACTTGAATGGCATTTTATTGGGCCATTACAATCTAATAAAACCCGTCTTGTAGCAGAACATTTCGATTGGATGCAAACGTTAGAACGTGTCAAAATTGCCGATCGTTTAAATGAACAACGCCCTGCCAATAAAGCGCCCTTGAACGTTTTAATTCAAATTAATATCAGTGATGAAGCCAGTAAATCAGGTATTCAACCGAGTGAAATGATTGAGCTTGCAAAACACATTGAAAATCTACCGCACTTACGTTTGCGTGGATTAATGGCGATCCCTGCACCAACAGATAATATTGTTAAACAAGAAGCGGCTTTTAGTCAAATGGAACAATTATTTGAGCAGCTTAAAGTCGCCTTGCCTCATCAGCAAATTGATACGCTTTCAATGGGAATGACTGATGACATGCAAAGTGCCATAAAATGCGGTTCAACGATGGTACGCATTGGTACGGCAATTTTTGGGGCGAGAGATTATTCGAAAAAATAA
- a CDS encoding IS3 family transposase — translation MIQRLRTRYPLKWLLGFAQLARSTFFAKRQIKPDKDELLKKTIQRIKANHPDYGYRRVHAYLLGMNHKKVQRLMQTLGLQVRSRKSKKFTTYRGTIGVIAPNHLERDFSATAPKQKWVTDITEFKAKDGSKVYLSLILDLFNNEVVYYNLSYSLNWAKVEDMLMQAVKGLNKACGVILHSDQGWQYQMVAYRQILAEHGIIQSMSRKGNCLDNAAMESFFGRLKTECFYGREFKTKEEIVDAVRDYLDYYNHRRIQLKLKGLSPIQYRKQFFK, via the coding sequence ATTATCCAAAGGTTAAGAACACGCTATCCGTTAAAATGGCTTTTAGGCTTTGCACAGTTAGCGCGTAGTACGTTTTTTGCGAAACGTCAGATTAAACCGGATAAGGATGAGTTGTTGAAAAAGACCATTCAACGCATCAAAGCCAATCATCCTGATTATGGCTATCGACGTGTTCATGCCTACTTGCTAGGCATGAATCATAAAAAAGTCCAACGTTTAATGCAGACACTTGGGCTTCAAGTGCGGTCAAGAAAAAGCAAGAAATTTACGACCTATCGAGGCACGATAGGGGTGATTGCACCGAATCATCTTGAACGCGATTTTAGTGCAACGGCCCCGAAACAAAAATGGGTAACTGATATCACCGAGTTTAAGGCGAAAGATGGGAGTAAAGTCTATTTATCTCTAATTTTAGACTTATTTAACAATGAGGTAGTCTACTATAATCTCAGCTATTCCCTAAACTGGGCGAAAGTAGAGGACATGTTAATGCAAGCCGTCAAAGGATTAAATAAAGCTTGTGGTGTCATTTTGCATTCAGACCAGGGATGGCAATATCAAATGGTAGCTTATCGTCAAATCTTGGCTGAACATGGCATCATTCAAAGTATGTCGAGAAAAGGGAATTGCTTAGATAACGCCGCAATGGAAAGTTTCTTTGGACGATTAAAAACAGAATGTTTTTATGGTCGGGAATTTAAAACAAAAGAAGAGATAGTTGATGCTGTCAGAGATTATTTGGATTACTATAATCATCGACGGATTCAACTAAAATTAAAAGGACTGAGTCCGATACAATATCGAAAACAATTCTTTAAATAA
- the murA gene encoding UDP-N-acetylglucosamine 1-carboxyvinyltransferase, whose product MEKFRVYGGQSRLSGTVTISGAKNAALPILFAAILATEPVKLTNVPELKDIDTTLKILRKLGVVAERDAEGAVLLDCSKIDHFVAPYELVKTMRASIWALAPLVARFNQGQVSLPGGCSIGARPVDLHISGLEKLGATIELDEGYVKAVVADRLVGTRIVMEKVSVGATLSIMMAATLAKGTTIIENAAREPEIVDTADFLNKMGAKITGAGSDHIVIEGVDRLTGCEHSVVPDRIETGTFLIAGAISGGRVVCKNTKADTMDAVIDKLREAGAEVEVTEDSITLDMHGNRPKAVNIRTAPHPGFPTDMQAQFTLLNMVAEGTSIITETIFENRFMHIPELIRMGGKAEIEGNTAVCHGVEHLSGAEVMATDLRASISLVLAGCIASGETIVDRIYHIDRGYEHVEDKLRCLGAKIERFSEKSEEV is encoded by the coding sequence ATGGAAAAATTTCGTGTTTATGGCGGGCAATCTCGCTTAAGTGGTACAGTAACCATCTCAGGTGCAAAAAATGCTGCACTTCCTATTCTTTTTGCTGCAATTTTGGCAACTGAGCCGGTTAAATTAACAAACGTACCAGAACTAAAGGATATTGATACAACCTTAAAAATCTTACGCAAACTTGGTGTGGTGGCAGAACGTGATGCTGAAGGTGCGGTATTATTAGATTGTTCTAAAATTGATCACTTCGTTGCGCCGTATGAATTAGTAAAAACCATGCGTGCTTCTATTTGGGCATTAGCACCGTTGGTTGCTCGTTTTAACCAAGGTCAAGTTTCTTTACCAGGCGGTTGTTCCATCGGTGCACGTCCGGTTGATCTTCACATTAGCGGCTTAGAAAAACTCGGTGCAACGATTGAGCTGGATGAAGGTTATGTAAAAGCGGTTGTTGCTGATCGTCTTGTAGGTACGCGTATTGTAATGGAAAAAGTGAGCGTTGGCGCGACTTTATCTATCATGATGGCTGCAACACTTGCAAAAGGTACAACAATCATTGAAAACGCAGCACGCGAGCCAGAAATTGTTGATACTGCAGATTTCCTCAACAAAATGGGTGCGAAAATTACAGGTGCAGGCTCTGATCATATTGTCATTGAAGGCGTAGATCGTTTAACTGGTTGTGAACATAGCGTGGTTCCAGATCGTATTGAAACTGGTACATTCTTAATTGCAGGTGCCATTTCTGGTGGTCGCGTGGTATGTAAAAATACTAAAGCGGATACCATGGATGCGGTGATTGATAAACTTCGTGAAGCAGGCGCGGAAGTTGAAGTCACAGAAGATAGCATTACATTGGATATGCATGGCAATCGTCCGAAAGCCGTCAATATTCGTACTGCACCACATCCGGGCTTCCCAACAGATATGCAAGCTCAATTCACCTTGTTAAACATGGTGGCAGAAGGCACCAGTATCATTACTGAAACCATCTTTGAAAACCGCTTTATGCACATTCCAGAATTAATTCGTATGGGCGGTAAAGCTGAAATTGAAGGTAATACGGCAGTTTGTCACGGTGTTGAGCATCTTTCTGGTGCAGAAGTGATGGCGACAGATTTACGCGCATCAATCAGTCTTGTGTTAGCAGGATGTATCGCAAGTGGTGAAACTATCGTAGATCGTATTTATCACATCGATCGTGGTTATGAGCACGTTGAAGATAAACTTCGTTGCTTAGGTGCGAAGATTGAACGTTTCTCTGAAAAGAGCGAAGAAGTTTAA
- a CDS encoding BolA family protein: MELQEIERILKESLKVDEVYAQGENAHFGVIVVSDEISALSKLKQQQTIYAPLMPYFQTGEIHALTIKTYTTAKWKMDRLLHQAS; this comes from the coding sequence ATGGAACTGCAAGAAATTGAACGTATTTTAAAAGAAAGTCTGAAGGTAGATGAGGTTTATGCTCAAGGTGAAAATGCTCACTTTGGTGTGATTGTAGTGAGTGATGAAATCTCAGCACTTTCTAAATTAAAACAGCAACAAACCATCTACGCGCCATTAATGCCTTACTTTCAAACTGGCGAAATTCACGCTTTAACTATTAAAACCTATACCACTGCAAAGTGGAAAATGGATCGTCTATTACATCAAGCAAGCTAG
- a CDS encoding lipid asymmetry maintenance protein MlaB: protein MIALKWDLIQNNDKIALQLSGELSRNTLLPLWQQRASFLSEKQNNQSLIEFDLTEINRIDSAGFALLCDFLHDCEQLPNKKVRLISPPEQLLTLADLVNLSHWISTFIDHN from the coding sequence ATGATTGCGTTAAAGTGGGATTTAATCCAAAATAATGATAAGATAGCTCTCCAATTATCGGGGGAGCTATCCCGCAACACGTTGTTACCATTATGGCAGCAACGTGCTTCTTTTTTATCAGAAAAGCAAAACAATCAAAGTCTCATTGAATTTGATTTAACTGAAATCAATCGAATTGATTCTGCTGGTTTTGCATTATTGTGTGATTTTCTACACGATTGTGAGCAGTTACCAAATAAAAAAGTGCGGTTGATAAGCCCTCCAGAACAGTTATTAACCCTTGCTGATTTAGTGAATTTGTCTCATTGGATTAGCACTTTTATCGACCATAATTAA
- the mlaC gene encoding phospholipid-binding protein MlaC: MMKFTQFKKWFSVMAFAVTALFVTQTVRAETSPYVLMQQASDKLFADIKSNQATIKKDPNYLRTIVRNDLLPYVQVNYAGSLVLGSYFKSTTPEQREKFFKAFSDFIEQAYAQVLTAYTDQNIQIEPAKEVGDKNLVSIRVNIVQNGGQAPIKLDFKWRKNSKTGEWQAYDMVAEGVSMVVTKQNEWSGILRQQGIEALTAQIQKSAAAPVTLSK, translated from the coding sequence ATGATGAAATTTACTCAGTTTAAAAAATGGTTTAGCGTAATGGCATTTGCCGTGACTGCACTTTTTGTGACTCAAACTGTACGTGCAGAAACAAGCCCTTATGTGTTGATGCAACAAGCATCAGATAAGTTATTTGCCGATATCAAAAGCAATCAGGCAACAATTAAAAAGGATCCAAACTATTTACGTACTATTGTTCGTAACGATTTATTACCTTACGTGCAAGTAAACTATGCCGGTTCTTTAGTGTTGGGTTCATACTTTAAATCAACTACACCAGAACAACGTGAAAAATTCTTTAAAGCATTCAGCGATTTTATCGAGCAAGCTTATGCACAAGTGTTAACCGCTTACACTGATCAAAATATTCAAATTGAACCGGCTAAAGAAGTAGGTGATAAAAACCTAGTGAGCATTCGTGTTAATATTGTACAAAATGGTGGACAAGCGCCAATCAAATTAGATTTCAAATGGCGTAAAAACAGTAAAACTGGCGAATGGCAAGCTTATGACATGGTTGCAGAAGGCGTGAGCATGGTTGTCACCAAACAAAATGAATGGAGCGGTATCTTACGTCAACAAGGTATTGAAGCATTAACTGCTCAAATTCAAAAATCTGCTGCAGCACCAGTGACATTGAGCAAATAA